A genomic window from Sulfurimonas sp. includes:
- a CDS encoding flagellar assembly protein A: MICLLTKKFKTKNISATIDKFAEENGSSPLEFSFAINNVDTYIKTISSDSFILYNEDSNNYYGNHDKMIDEHVQIKQMFIITVKKEPKNIIKLVYSIDFSEDNTTPAIILHPESQIPYKKYQPKEIYMLLLKEFNNIKAINGILINIFDEQMKEKLKAFVKYLYNGKFVNKIKIPLFNGIKVELRKSSKLIMRFLEKETMHQVIEVDAGEVLVDYIKPVFGKNGFNAFGDIVDNKSLKNNEDLKCNIDKKSIEIFENDERKSYKSKVKGYVHFDKENFYIDNKIKMQRLSRVQSSVAKEEDNNIEVVISQTDTTLDSLGEGVQLTSETIHIHGHIGAKSSLRAVNLTIDGATHKDSTQEAKFATINRHKGKLRCHDAKIKLLEGGEVHATNVEVENSLGGVIYAENVTVGHIKNNLKIYASNSINIKHVGGEDNLFKISYKDIPTLISKYDFISQEIEDLKYRLESVSKHTPSEVPVIKKQINELREQQNKIINSVEHAKITINEPLRGLNTITFTLTSGEELTYKTDAKAYEPFYLVMSENSITLHPTNKKISIES; this comes from the coding sequence GTGATTTGCTTGCTTACTAAAAAATTTAAAACAAAAAATATCAGCGCTACCATAGATAAGTTTGCGGAGGAGAATGGCTCTTCACCGCTGGAGTTCTCTTTTGCCATAAACAATGTCGATACTTACATCAAGACGATTAGCAGCGACAGCTTTATACTCTACAACGAAGATTCAAACAACTATTACGGCAATCATGACAAAATGATTGACGAACATGTGCAAATAAAACAGATGTTCATAATTACCGTAAAAAAAGAGCCGAAAAATATAATAAAACTAGTCTATAGTATAGATTTTTCTGAAGATAATACTACGCCTGCAATTATTTTGCATCCTGAATCGCAAATTCCTTACAAAAAGTATCAGCCAAAAGAGATATATATGCTTTTACTAAAAGAGTTTAACAATATAAAAGCTATAAACGGTATTTTGATAAATATTTTTGACGAACAGATGAAAGAGAAGTTAAAAGCATTTGTAAAATATCTCTATAACGGCAAATTTGTCAATAAAATCAAAATTCCTCTTTTTAACGGAATTAAAGTTGAGTTAAGAAAAAGCAGCAAGCTTATTATGCGATTTCTGGAAAAAGAGACGATGCACCAAGTCATAGAAGTTGACGCCGGCGAAGTATTGGTTGATTATATCAAACCCGTATTTGGGAAAAACGGCTTTAATGCTTTTGGCGACATAGTCGATAACAAGAGCTTAAAAAACAATGAAGATTTAAAGTGCAACATTGATAAAAAGAGTATTGAAATCTTTGAAAACGACGAAAGAAAAAGTTATAAAAGCAAAGTAAAAGGATATGTTCATTTTGATAAGGAAAATTTTTATATCGATAATAAGATAAAAATGCAACGACTCTCCCGAGTTCAAAGTTCCGTGGCAAAAGAGGAGGATAACAACATTGAAGTCGTTATTTCTCAGACCGATACAACACTAGACAGCTTAGGAGAGGGTGTCCAATTAACATCCGAAACCATTCACATACACGGTCATATAGGCGCAAAATCATCTCTAAGAGCAGTAAATCTAACCATAGACGGTGCAACACATAAAGATTCGACTCAAGAAGCAAAATTTGCTACGATAAACAGACATAAAGGCAAACTAAGATGTCACGATGCTAAAATAAAGCTTTTAGAGGGAGGAGAGGTTCATGCTACAAATGTTGAAGTAGAAAATTCTCTTGGCGGTGTAATATATGCAGAAAATGTAACCGTCGGACATATAAAAAACAATCTTAAAATTTATGCATCCAACTCAATCAACATCAAACATGTAGGCGGTGAAGATAATCTATTTAAAATCAGTTATAAAGATATTCCTACGCTAATCAGCAAATATGATTTTATATCGCAAGAGATAGAGGATTTGAAATACAGACTTGAAAGCGTCTCAAAACATACCCCTTCAGAAGTTCCAGTTATAAAAAAACAGATCAATGAATTAAGAGAGCAGCAAAATAAGATTATTAACAGTGTCGAACATGCCAAAATTACTATCAATGAACCGCTTAGAGGATTAAACACTATTACATTTACGCTTACAAGCGGCGAAGAGCTTACTTACAAAACAGATGCAAAAGCATATGAACCGTTTTATCTAGTAATGTCCGAAAACAGCATCACGCTCCACCCTACAAACAAAAAAATTTCCATAGAGTCTTAA
- a CDS encoding inorganic phosphate transporter translates to MYVIWEALNNIDNITISLLLLSLAVALFYEMINGFHDTANAVAMIIYTNSMEAKYSVIMSGIMNFLGVILGGIGVAYVIVHLLPLDIMVASNQNATLVMIYSLLISAVIWNFGTWYFGLPVSSSHSLIGSLIGVSAVFGVMNGFEFSQSVNWKALYGVLTALALSPLFGFGFAFLLMKATRKFVHATKFYKTPDSEVKRKRPNFWMRMGIIATGAGVSFAHGSNDGQKGIGLIMIILIGILPTYYALNMDSHQYKIKQTRDSAENLAKFYSQNNETLNKLVNEKHLISALKTKNTIAECNVNQVYDTTSLIATKLDGIKSYSELSPQDRWSVHTAILCSDNFFGQVEKTYLLTDKDKSDYIITQRKTMLSATEYVPNWVIIAVALALSIGTMIGYKRIVITIGEKIGSQPINYMQGTVAQAMAMMTILLANFAHAPVSTTHIVSSAVAGSMVAEPGGGVQKSTVNTILLSWLFTLPVTALLSSAIYYCLNFIFIAK, encoded by the coding sequence ATGTATGTAATTTGGGAAGCACTGAACAATATCGACAATATTACCATCAGTTTGTTACTTCTATCGTTGGCCGTCGCTCTCTTTTATGAAATGATTAACGGTTTTCATGATACAGCAAATGCCGTTGCAATGATTATTTATACAAACTCCATGGAAGCAAAATATTCTGTAATAATGTCAGGTATTATGAACTTTTTGGGTGTTATCTTAGGCGGTATAGGCGTTGCTTATGTTATTGTCCACTTATTGCCGCTGGATATTATGGTTGCATCCAATCAAAATGCGACGCTAGTTATGATTTATTCTCTGCTGATTTCTGCAGTCATCTGGAATTTCGGGACATGGTATTTCGGTTTGCCGGTTTCGAGTTCACATTCGCTAATCGGATCCCTTATCGGTGTCAGTGCCGTGTTCGGTGTTATGAACGGTTTTGAATTTTCGCAAAGCGTTAATTGGAAAGCCTTGTACGGTGTATTAACGGCATTGGCTCTTTCTCCTCTTTTTGGATTTGGCTTTGCATTTTTACTTATGAAAGCAACGAGAAAATTTGTTCATGCTACAAAATTTTATAAAACACCCGATAGCGAGGTGAAAAGAAAGCGCCCAAATTTTTGGATGAGAATGGGAATTATTGCGACCGGTGCCGGTGTTAGTTTTGCACACGGTTCTAATGACGGGCAAAAAGGAATAGGTCTAATCATGATTATCCTTATCGGGATACTGCCGACTTATTATGCACTCAATATGGATTCTCATCAATATAAAATCAAGCAGACTCGGGATAGTGCCGAAAATTTAGCAAAATTCTATTCTCAGAATAACGAAACCCTTAACAAGCTCGTAAATGAAAAACATCTTATCAGCGCACTTAAAACAAAAAACACGATTGCAGAGTGTAATGTTAATCAAGTTTACGACACAACATCTTTAATTGCCACCAAACTTGATGGCATTAAATCCTATTCAGAGCTTTCGCCACAAGATCGCTGGAGTGTTCATACGGCTATTTTATGTTCTGATAATTTTTTTGGTCAAGTTGAAAAAACATATCTGTTAACAGACAAAGATAAATCAGATTACATAATTACCCAACGAAAAACTATGCTCTCGGCTACAGAATATGTTCCCAATTGGGTAATAATCGCGGTGGCACTTGCGCTTAGTATCGGAACTATGATAGGTTATAAAAGAATCGTAATTACAATCGGTGAAAAAATCGGATCTCAACCGATTAATTATATGCAAGGCACGGTCGCACAAGCAATGGCAATGATGACAATTTTATTAGCAAACTTTGCCCACGCTCCGGTCAGCACAACGCATATCGTATCCAGTGCCGTTGCCGGATCGATGGTTGCAGAGCCGGGAGGCGGGGTGCAGAAAAGTACCGTGAATACTATTTTGCTTTCATGGCTTTTTACTTTGCCGGTAACGGCACTGCTTAGTTCTGCAATTTATTACTGTCTAAATTTTATTTTTATTGCGAAATAA
- a CDS encoding peptidylprolyl isomerase, whose translation MKKIVLALLVLLSLNLYAQDKNPHVVLETTQGVIEFELFPDIAPLAVENFTTHINNGYYNGLIFHRIIKDFMIQGGDPSGTGRGGESIWKKDFKDEYKDKVFSRAGVLAMANKGPHTNGSQFFITTAPTPWLNGRHTIFGQATAESLSVISKLENVATLGQRGGDRPIEEQKIIRAYIKK comes from the coding sequence ATGAAAAAAATCGTACTTGCACTATTGGTTCTGTTATCGTTAAATCTTTATGCTCAAGATAAAAATCCGCATGTTGTGTTGGAGACGACACAGGGAGTCATAGAATTTGAGTTATTTCCAGATATTGCCCCTTTAGCGGTTGAAAATTTTACTACGCATATAAATAACGGTTACTATAACGGGCTTATTTTTCACCGAATCATCAAAGATTTTATGATTCAAGGCGGAGACCCGAGCGGAACAGGAAGAGGCGGAGAGAGCATCTGGAAAAAAGATTTTAAAGATGAGTACAAAGATAAAGTTTTTTCTCGCGCAGGAGTACTAGCGATGGCGAACAAGGGACCGCACACAAACGGCAGCCAATTCTTTATCACGACTGCTCCTACACCTTGGTTAAACGGAAGACACACGATATTCGGACAAGCAACTGCAGAGTCTCTAAGCGTCATAAGCAAACTTGAAAATGTTGCGACCCTTGGGCAAAGGGGCGGAGACAGACCTATTGAAGAGCAAAAAATTATAAGAGCGTATATTAAGAAGTGA
- a CDS encoding HU family DNA-binding protein, with amino-acid sequence MNKAQFVELVQASGNYKTKVEAEAAIKAFTEAVASALVKKESVSLVGFGSFEASLQKGKSGKVPGTSKTYTTKDKMVPKFKAGKGLKDRVLAGK; translated from the coding sequence ATGAATAAAGCTCAATTCGTTGAACTAGTGCAAGCAAGCGGTAATTACAAAACTAAAGTTGAAGCTGAAGCAGCTATCAAAGCATTTACTGAGGCGGTGGCATCTGCTTTAGTTAAAAAAGAGAGTGTCTCTCTGGTTGGATTTGGAAGCTTTGAAGCTTCTCTTCAAAAAGGTAAAAGCGGTAAAGTTCCGGGTACAAGCAAAACTTATACTACAAAAGATAAGATGGTTCCAAAATTTAAAGCCGGCAAAGGTCTTAAAGATCGCGTTTTAGCAGGTAAATAA
- a CDS encoding XRE family transcriptional regulator, which translates to MQINDLFNILHNSIESQNNGKKISLKDMADSLGISMRTYQDWKLGRAKPQAAVTVMQMLGRLEDEEIIRAVRKINKLKD; encoded by the coding sequence ATGCAAATTAATGATCTGTTCAATATTCTTCACAACTCTATAGAATCTCAAAATAACGGGAAAAAGATATCCCTAAAAGATATGGCTGATTCATTGGGGATATCTATGCGTACTTACCAAGATTGGAAACTCGGTCGTGCCAAACCGCAGGCTGCCGTAACCGTTATGCAGATGTTAGGCAGACTTGAAGATGAAGAGATCATTAGAGCCGTAAGAAAAATCAATAAACTTAAGGATTAA